The genomic region CTGGGATACTCCTACTCCACCACCCCGCAGGTATGCAGCCACACTTcctataataacaataatcatcaCACAATATGACAGCCGGCAGCACAACAATATGTGTTCTCTGCGTATTTTctacttttgtttttctaaaaataaCTGAAATCAGAACCCAAAGTGTTTACttttgtttacaataaaacatacaacatacaacataaaacaaaacacgaCTTGAAGAACTACACTTTGAGACTTGTTTGCAGTGTAAACTACTTATTACACATATTGACTTTTCATATATTGACATATTTGGTTTTCGTGTGAGAGGAACCCCCTTTTTCAATAACGTTATCACTCATAATGTAATGGGACAAATAAggttaatttgttgttgttgttttttgccaaAGTTTCTGATGAGCTCCGGCTCTCTGGCCGGTTGTCTGGAACCGGGGACGCCTCCGTCACACCCGGTGCTGCGCTCCCCGGGCCACCAGCTGACCTCCGCAACCGGCATCGGAGTGTACAGCGGCACTTACCCGAAGAGCCAAGGCTACTACAACACCTGCGGCAGCGACGCCACCGCCCTCTACCCCAGAGTGAGTCCCACGTGGCACTGAAAGTTCCTACACTCGGTTTTGccttcatctaaaaaaaaaattgaaaaaaagaaaaaaaagaaatgatgtgaTGTTTCACACCGTCACTAATTTTGGGACACTGCACATTTATTTGCAAATCgtatactttatttatattggATGGAGAAGATGTTGATGTAAAGAACAGTAATTTCAGGCGAAAGTCAATTAGTTAATTTTCGTGTGAACGCGTTTTGCAATGTTTTATGGATTCTGATCAGatgtttttcaaatatttctCAGGGGCCACTAGATCCCAAAGACGGAGCTGCATCTGTTGGGACATCTCAGACTCCTGCGTACTATCCCTACGACTACACATTTGGACAATATCCATATGACAGATATGGGTAAGTCAAAGTCTGCTTATTGTGCCTTATTTATTCCCCTTAAATTAAAACCACACGTTCAGAACTCAGAACTGCAGACTCACCATTGGAACATATTGTACACTGTCTGAAGTTTGTTTGCAGTGACCTCATATTCTTTTGTCTCTGCATCATTGCAAGTATTAGTTGTAATTGACATCATTAATATGTGATTTTAAAAGCCAGTTGTCGGGAGGCATTTCATTATAGCAAAAGCAAGTTGCTCATTTTTTGGTATGAAATGGCTAAATTGGATCGTCACCGTTTGGCTCAGGTATTCCTGCTCCGACGGCGCTTCCCGTCGTAAAAATGCCACCCGGGAGACCACCAGCACCCTGAAGGCCTGGCTGCAGGAGCACCAGAAGAACCCCTACCCCACAAAGGGAGAGAAGATCATGCTCGCCATCATCACCAGGATGACCCTCACACAGGTATAGCTTTTGGTCAAATGTTATAGATGTAAGGGCATTCCTTTACCCTCAATCCATTTCCGGTATAGCGTTAAAGGGTTggttcttttgtgtgtttgctttactttctcactctgtctcctgTCAACTGTCCACTGCGAATGATTTCATATCCCCCTCTGACCTGcgttccctccctcccccaggtGTCCACATGGTTTGCTAATGCACGCAGGAGGctaaagaaggagaacaaggtGACGTGGTCGCCGCGGGCTTGCAAGAGCTCCGACGACCGGGGCTGCGACGATGACAGCGACGAAGCCGAGAAGCcccttaaaaacaacaaagaccTTCCCGGTAAGCGGTGCCTATAACTCAATGAGCACGTTGAGGTTTTTGTTTTCAGGATCGGTTCTGAGATTTTAGTCGGCGTGCACGGACCgcatgtgatttatttttgttgctctTGCAGATCAACAGTGCGCC from Cyclopterus lumpus isolate fCycLum1 chromosome 11, fCycLum1.pri, whole genome shotgun sequence harbors:
- the irx4b gene encoding iroquois-class homeodomain protein IRX-4b, whose protein sequence is MAYSQLGYSYSTTPQFLMSSGSLAGCLEPGTPPSHPVLRSPGHQLTSATGIGVYSGTYPKSQGYYNTCGSDATALYPRGPLDPKDGAASVGTSQTPAYYPYDYTFGQYPYDRYGYSCSDGASRRKNATRETTSTLKAWLQEHQKNPYPTKGEKIMLAIITRMTLTQVSTWFANARRRLKKENKVTWSPRACKSSDDRGCDDDSDEAEKPLKNNKDLPDQQCADLQSDLEDFDLLDSDGSECEPKRRFLPEDSDANADLPHGHLAHNPDPLRGKERLSPDCPKLTPVKQQNNSFYPNPDPRSTDAKPKIWSIAHTAASLGGSLPPEYPPCMLSSTGSPSPGYPSNMALTKADREQESPVATLREWVDGVFHGLPFQQPKPVEVWKGLTDAVIDGRSPGQPFELVRSASSL